The window AAATAAGTGAACATACCGGATCAAACATGTCAGACTGACTAAGTTCAGTTTTGAAGTCGGCAGATCCGGCCAGGACCATGCCAGCTACGTTGACTTTGTCGTTGGAGACAAAGAGCTGGACAGCTGTCTCTGCCACCTTCCTCACATAGTTGTGTCTCTTCTCCATCCGCAACCGAGCGAAACGCAGCGCAGATTGGCCTCCTCTGCCTGCGGACAAGTGTTGTATAAAAACCAGACACACTCTGATTGGGAACAGTTCATTCGGAATGTTCTGGTGGTGCGTCTTCTGTCAACAACACACCGGTCGCATGGACTTACCGTGTTTTTTCGGGAGGTCCACAGTGAATTTGTGCAGCACCTCTCTGGTGTTCCCCTGCAGCGTTCCGAACAACGCACCGCTACCGTCGATCACGATGAAACCAAACTTGCTGTCATCAGACAGGagggcagtgagggcctgaaacaaacaaacaaaaaaaacctttacacGTCTGCTCACGAGGactccatacacacatactcagaAAGGCAATGCACATACCTCAGTGTGGAACTTGTTGTCACAAAGATAGAGAGAGGTGTTGATGGGTTTAAAGGGTTCAAAGTCGATGTTGACCTTCTTTTCTTTGCCCTCTTCGGTTACTATGGTGCCGCAGTAAACCACCAGCCCATTGGGAGGCACTACAATAGAAGAGAGTGGAGTTATAATAAGAGTGGTACAGCCTAACAAGGGGGAAAAGATTTAAAATCATCTTTCTGTACCATGGGCCACATTGATATAGTCCTTActtaatatagaaatatattataCTTACAATATAAAAAGGAACAATGAATTCAATAAAAGGACAGTCATCAATATCAGTGTTAAAGGAtgcttggacacacacacacacacctttgttgTACAGTTTGAGTCTTTGCTGAACCGAAGTGATGGCTCCCAATACAGACAGTCTGTTGACTCTGCTTTTTATGTTAGAGGCCGTGCCAAACTCATCAGCCAGCATCTTGGCCACTCTGGAGACCTGATCCTTGGGTGGGATGATCAAAGAGATCATGCTGGTGCCATTACTACgaggaagaaataaaaaaaaaagtcaatactGATGGATAAGGACGAAAAACTGTGACATGGCGCAGA of the Denticeps clupeoides chromosome 18, fDenClu1.1, whole genome shotgun sequence genome contains:
- the etf1a gene encoding eukaryotic peptide chain release factor subunit 1-like isoform X2, translated to MISLIIPPKDQVSRVAKMLADEFGTASNIKSRVNRLSVLGAITSVQQRLKLYNKVPPNGLVVYCGTIVTEEGKEKKVNIDFEPFKPINTSLYLCDNKFHTEALTALLSDDSKFGFIVIDGSGALFGTLQGNTREVLHKFTVDLPKKHGRGGQSALRFARLRMEKRHNYVRKVAETAVQLFVSNDKVNVAGMVLAGSADFKTELSQSDMFDPRLQAKVLKLVDISYGGENGFNQAIELSAEVLSNVKFIQEKKLIGRYFDEISQDTGKYCFGVEDTLKALEMGAVEILIVYENLDTMRYILRVHGAEVNGMENDEKTIYLTPEQEKDKSHFTDKETGQEHELIECMPLLEWFANNYKKFGATLEIVTDKSQEGSQFVKGFGGIGGILRYRVDFQGLDYQGDEDDEFFDLDDY